A portion of the Microlunatus phosphovorus NM-1 genome contains these proteins:
- a CDS encoding MFS transporter, producing the protein MSFTAAIRRRLRERTSLPRDVLVLGLIAFCVAVGFGVLVPVLPVFARSFGVGNTAVGAVISVFALMRLAISPACGRLISALGERTVLAVGIFIVALTSGLAGAAQSYPQLLVLRGLGGIGSAMFTVSAMSLLLGSVPPDLRGRAAGFFQGGFLLGGMAGPAIGGLLALVSIRAPFFFYAGTLAVAGSVGLMLLTRTRGADQANAPAMPPVPLRMVFADSRFQAACLTNLAQGWTSFGVRSAMVPVLVVEVMHRSTTWTGIAFACAAVAQTVALAPAGKFVDTVGRRPAMIGGGLLAGLSIMVVPFASTMVVLIIALCAYGVAAAFLGTAPAAAVGDATGGSRGTPVAVFSMFSDAGAIVGPIVAGLLADHLSFPWAFGLGAALLLLAAGYATRMPAGVPARPGADG; encoded by the coding sequence GTGTCGTTCACCGCAGCCATCCGCCGTCGGCTGCGCGAACGGACCTCACTCCCCCGCGACGTCTTGGTGCTGGGCCTGATCGCCTTCTGCGTCGCGGTCGGCTTCGGCGTGCTGGTCCCCGTGCTGCCGGTGTTCGCCCGCAGCTTCGGGGTCGGCAACACGGCGGTCGGCGCGGTGATCTCGGTCTTTGCCCTGATGCGCCTGGCGATCAGCCCGGCATGCGGACGGCTGATCTCCGCGCTCGGCGAGCGTACGGTGCTCGCGGTCGGCATCTTCATCGTGGCGCTCACCAGCGGCCTGGCCGGGGCGGCCCAGAGCTATCCGCAACTGCTCGTCCTCCGCGGGCTGGGCGGTATCGGTTCGGCTATGTTCACGGTCTCCGCGATGAGTCTGCTGCTGGGCAGCGTGCCACCCGACCTCCGCGGTCGAGCGGCCGGCTTCTTCCAAGGCGGCTTCCTGCTCGGCGGCATGGCCGGCCCGGCCATCGGAGGCCTGCTTGCCCTGGTGTCGATCCGGGCCCCGTTCTTCTTCTACGCCGGCACCCTCGCCGTAGCCGGCAGCGTTGGCCTGATGTTGCTCACCAGAACCCGCGGTGCCGATCAGGCCAACGCACCTGCCATGCCTCCGGTGCCGCTGCGCATGGTGTTCGCGGACTCCCGCTTCCAGGCGGCCTGCCTGACCAACCTCGCCCAAGGCTGGACCTCCTTCGGGGTGCGGTCGGCCATGGTCCCGGTGCTGGTGGTTGAGGTCATGCACCGCAGCACGACCTGGACCGGGATCGCCTTCGCCTGCGCCGCGGTCGCGCAGACCGTGGCCCTGGCGCCGGCCGGCAAGTTCGTCGACACCGTCGGCCGTCGGCCTGCGATGATCGGCGGCGGGCTGCTCGCCGGGCTGTCCATCATGGTGGTGCCGTTCGCCTCCACCATGGTGGTGCTGATCATCGCGCTGTGCGCGTACGGGGTCGCGGCGGCCTTCTTGGGCACCGCCCCCGCGGCTGCGGTGGGTGACGCGACGGGTGGCTCGCGAGGCACCCCGGTGGCGGTGTTCTCGATGTTCTCCGACGCCGGAGCCATCGTCGGACCGATCGTCGCCGGCCTGCTGGCCGATCACCTCTCCTTTCCCTGGGCTTTCGGGCTCGGTGCCGCACTGCTGCTGCTCGCCGCCGGCTATGCCACCCGGATGCCCGCCGGAGTGCCGGCCCGACCCGGCGCCGACGGATAA
- a CDS encoding winged helix-turn-helix domain-containing protein: MARYREIYQDLRARITEGEFGVGRQLPAIAVLQEHYEVPGLNTIRQAQQLLVHDGLIETRQGVGAFVVSLTPNPRETDVLAELYEARAALTRAITALERDTPDGNRSME; this comes from the coding sequence GTGGCTAGATACCGGGAGATCTACCAGGACCTTCGAGCCCGCATTACCGAGGGTGAGTTCGGGGTCGGGCGGCAACTCCCCGCGATTGCCGTGCTGCAGGAGCACTACGAGGTGCCCGGGCTGAACACGATCCGCCAGGCCCAGCAGCTGCTCGTCCATGACGGACTTATCGAGACCCGCCAAGGAGTCGGAGCATTCGTTGTCAGCCTGACGCCAAACCCCCGCGAGACTGACGTCCTGGCGGAACTGTACGAGGCACGTGCTGCCCTCACTAGGGCCATCACGGCGCTCGAGCGGGACACCCCAGACGGCAACCGGTCGATGGAGTAA
- a CDS encoding globin domain-containing protein yields MSSPTLTDTRPTELLSANSQAIVEATAAVVAAHAEQITSVFYPKMFAENPELLRIFNQGNQATGEQSKALASSVVAYAVHLISPDAPPFNHVLRRIAYKHCSLGIRPEQYTIVGRNLMAAVGEVLGDAVTPEVAAAWNEVYWLFGAQLIAEEARIYAAEGVDPNTPFRPFRLVRRIEETDDVVTLVLEPADGEPVAPSAPGQYVSVFVDLPNGRRQGRQYTVSSTALGTRVQITVRKVFGVDGAPDGEVSSFLHDSLKVGDLVDVSAPAGDFVVTDADSPLLLASAGAGITTVLPILEHVAKTQPERKVIVAHADRHAGHHALRDTVRHVGRLLDDFSSYIWYENVADGDTRSFEGYMDLSAIDLPEDVQVFTCGPLPFMRLVRQSLVERGVPAEKIRYEVFGPDLWAAQIPS; encoded by the coding sequence GTGTCCAGCCCCACCCTGACCGATACGCGACCCACCGAGTTGCTGTCGGCGAATTCCCAGGCCATCGTCGAGGCGACTGCCGCCGTCGTTGCCGCCCACGCCGAGCAGATCACCTCGGTGTTCTATCCGAAGATGTTCGCCGAGAACCCTGAGCTATTGCGCATCTTCAACCAGGGCAACCAGGCCACCGGCGAGCAGAGCAAGGCGCTGGCCTCCTCCGTGGTGGCGTATGCGGTGCATCTGATCAGCCCCGACGCGCCGCCCTTCAACCATGTGCTGCGTCGGATCGCCTACAAGCACTGCTCGCTGGGGATCCGCCCCGAGCAGTACACGATTGTCGGCCGCAATCTGATGGCGGCCGTTGGTGAGGTGCTCGGTGACGCGGTGACCCCCGAGGTCGCCGCCGCCTGGAACGAGGTCTACTGGCTGTTCGGCGCCCAGCTGATCGCCGAGGAGGCCCGCATCTACGCCGCGGAAGGCGTCGATCCGAACACCCCGTTCCGTCCGTTCCGGCTGGTACGCAGGATCGAGGAGACGGACGACGTCGTGACCCTGGTCCTGGAACCGGCGGACGGTGAGCCCGTGGCGCCATCGGCGCCGGGTCAGTACGTCTCGGTGTTCGTCGACCTGCCCAACGGCCGTCGACAGGGCCGGCAGTACACGGTCTCCTCGACCGCGCTCGGCACCCGAGTGCAGATCACGGTTCGCAAGGTCTTCGGTGTCGACGGCGCCCCGGACGGCGAAGTGTCCTCCTTCCTGCACGACAGCCTGAAGGTCGGCGACCTGGTGGACGTCAGCGCGCCGGCAGGTGACTTCGTGGTCACCGATGCCGACTCGCCGCTGCTGTTGGCCAGCGCCGGTGCCGGTATCACCACCGTGCTGCCGATCCTCGAGCATGTCGCCAAGACCCAGCCGGAGCGGAAGGTGATCGTCGCGCACGCCGATCGTCATGCTGGTCACCATGCGTTGCGCGACACCGTTCGGCACGTCGGCCGGTTGCTCGACGACTTCAGCAGCTACATCTGGTACGAGAACGTCGCTGACGGCGACACCAGGTCGTTCGAGGGCTACATGGACCTGTCCGCTATCGACCTTCCTGAGGACGTGCAAGTGTTCACCTGCGGGCCGCTGCCGTTCATGCGGCTGGTCCGGCAGTCGCTCGTCGAGCGGGGGGTCCCGGCGGAGAAGATCCGCTACGAGGTGTTCGGTCCCGACCTGTGGGCCGCCCAGATACCAAGTTAA
- a CDS encoding arsenate reductase/protein-tyrosine-phosphatase family protein: MSDHQRFSILCVCTGNICRSPVAERLLAARLGPSVEVGSAGTFGVVGAPISEPMARRLRAATVGADLFAARRLRAPIANAADLVLALTKAHRSEIVELSPALVRRTFTLLEFARLLEVMGPHELPVGTPAVRLRAAVPILATRRSPSPTSDDIDDPIGRSEAVYERVFGEIAQAVDRVAAVIVAPT; this comes from the coding sequence GTGTCCGACCACCAACGCTTCTCGATCTTGTGTGTCTGCACGGGCAACATCTGCCGGTCCCCAGTGGCGGAACGTCTCTTGGCCGCGAGGCTGGGGCCGAGTGTCGAGGTCGGCTCGGCGGGGACGTTCGGTGTCGTGGGTGCGCCGATCTCCGAGCCGATGGCCCGGAGACTGCGAGCCGCCACCGTCGGCGCCGACCTCTTCGCCGCCCGGCGGCTACGGGCGCCGATCGCGAACGCGGCTGACCTGGTCCTCGCCTTGACCAAGGCCCACCGCTCGGAGATCGTCGAGCTCTCGCCGGCTCTGGTGCGGCGCACTTTCACCCTGCTGGAGTTCGCCCGGCTGCTGGAGGTCATGGGGCCACACGAGCTTCCGGTAGGTACGCCGGCGGTCCGCCTGCGGGCCGCTGTCCCGATCCTGGCCACCCGGCGGAGCCCCAGCCCGACCAGCGACGACATCGACGACCCGATCGGTCGATCGGAGGCGGTCTACGAGCGGGTGTTCGGTGAGATTGCGCAGGCCGTCGATCGAGTCGCCGCCGTCATCGTCGCGCCGACCTGA
- a CDS encoding uracil-DNA glycosylase, with protein MSSRRPLSELVAPDWAAALEPVAPTVAALGDFLRAEIAAGRGYLPAGDRVLRAFSRPLADVRVLIVGQDPYPTPGHPVGLSFSVEPSVRPIPRSLINIYTELQADLGIAPVPHGDLSGWFEQGVLLLNRVLTVTPGKSGSHRGKGWEQVTRQALEAVVARGGPLVAILWGRDAQSLVPMLGDVPYVASAHPSPLSARSGFFGSRPFSRANDLLVRQGGQPINWQLT; from the coding sequence ATGAGTAGCAGGCGGCCGTTGTCGGAATTGGTCGCGCCCGATTGGGCGGCGGCATTGGAGCCGGTCGCACCCACGGTGGCCGCGCTGGGCGACTTCTTGCGTGCCGAGATCGCGGCCGGCCGCGGCTATCTGCCAGCCGGCGATCGGGTGCTACGCGCCTTCAGCCGACCGCTCGCAGACGTACGCGTGCTGATCGTCGGCCAGGACCCCTACCCCACGCCAGGACACCCGGTCGGGTTGTCGTTCTCGGTCGAGCCGTCGGTACGCCCGATCCCACGCAGCCTGATCAACATCTACACCGAGTTGCAGGCCGACCTGGGCATCGCGCCGGTCCCGCACGGTGATCTCAGCGGCTGGTTCGAGCAGGGCGTGCTGCTGCTCAACAGGGTGCTCACCGTCACGCCAGGCAAATCCGGCTCTCACCGTGGCAAGGGTTGGGAGCAGGTCACCCGGCAAGCCCTCGAGGCCGTGGTCGCTCGCGGCGGCCCGCTGGTGGCGATCCTGTGGGGCCGCGACGCCCAGAGCCTGGTGCCGATGCTCGGCGACGTGCCGTACGTGGCCAGCGCTCACCCGTCCCCGCTGTCGGCCCGCTCCGGCTTCTTCGGCTCCCGCCCCTTCAGCCGCGCCAACGACCTGCTGGTCCGCCAAGGCGGCCAGCCGATCAACTGGCAACTCACCTAA
- a CDS encoding DegT/DnrJ/EryC1/StrS family aminotransferase, producing MRPEAMSCAPALNRIHLSPPDVGADEEIAVLRALRSGWVAPLGPEVDAFERELAAATDRQHAVALASGTAALHLGLLALGVGPGDVVLTSTMTFAATVNAILYTGARPVLVDCDESGAISVDLLVKAYEDRRAQSASIKAILPVDLFGKVADYRSITPLAERWDLPVLSDAAESVGAQRYGRPAGSFGHAAALSFNGNKVMTTSGGGALLTDDAARADYVRYLASQARQQVRHYEHTEVGFNYRLSNLLAALGRAQLARLPEMIQRRRALRLAYRDFFAEVPGVHLLGEADGQPEQEDHRENFWLTCVVVDPAQTGWTSSELVAWLEDANIEARPLWKPMHTQPVFAGAPAYLNGTSEFLYHNGLSLPSGSGLDEGGRGRVLSALSEFLELQRRRHHG from the coding sequence GTGCGCCCCGAGGCGATGTCATGCGCGCCGGCCTTGAACCGCATCCACCTTTCGCCGCCCGACGTCGGAGCCGATGAAGAGATCGCGGTGCTTCGTGCCCTTCGATCAGGGTGGGTTGCGCCGCTGGGCCCGGAGGTAGACGCGTTCGAGCGTGAGCTGGCGGCCGCCACCGACCGACAGCACGCCGTCGCGCTGGCCAGCGGCACCGCCGCACTCCACCTGGGTCTGCTGGCCCTTGGCGTCGGGCCCGGCGACGTCGTCCTGACCTCGACCATGACCTTTGCGGCCACCGTCAACGCGATCCTCTACACCGGCGCCCGTCCCGTTCTGGTCGACTGCGACGAGAGCGGCGCCATCTCGGTCGATCTCCTGGTCAAGGCGTACGAGGATCGGCGGGCACAGTCCGCATCGATCAAGGCGATACTGCCCGTCGACCTCTTCGGCAAGGTTGCGGACTACCGTTCGATCACCCCGCTGGCCGAGCGCTGGGACTTGCCAGTGTTGTCGGACGCCGCAGAGTCCGTCGGCGCCCAACGCTACGGGCGACCGGCGGGTTCCTTCGGACACGCAGCCGCGCTGTCCTTCAACGGCAACAAGGTCATGACCACCTCCGGCGGCGGCGCGCTGCTCACCGACGATGCAGCACGTGCGGACTACGTCCGATATCTCGCCAGCCAAGCCCGGCAGCAGGTTCGTCACTACGAACACACCGAGGTCGGTTTCAACTATCGACTGTCGAACCTGCTTGCGGCCTTGGGCCGGGCCCAGCTGGCCCGCCTTCCCGAGATGATTCAGCGGCGCCGCGCATTGCGCCTCGCCTACCGTGACTTCTTTGCCGAGGTGCCCGGTGTTCACCTCCTCGGAGAAGCAGACGGCCAACCCGAGCAGGAAGACCACCGAGAGAACTTCTGGCTCACCTGCGTGGTGGTCGATCCCGCACAGACTGGATGGACGTCGAGCGAACTGGTGGCGTGGTTGGAGGACGCCAACATCGAGGCACGTCCGCTGTGGAAGCCGATGCATACTCAGCCGGTGTTCGCCGGGGCACCCGCCTATCTGAACGGAACCTCGGAATTCCTGTACCACAACGGGCTTTCGCTGCCGAGCGGATCCGGACTCGACGAGGGCGGCCGGGGTCGAGTCCTGTCCGCTCTGTCGGAGTTCCTCGAGCTGCAACGGCGTCGCCACCATGGGTGA
- a CDS encoding MBL fold metallo-hydrolase has translation MSTLHVHHLNCAHVTTMKLDGLVLACHVMVIETPSSGLVMVDTGLGTADYADISSRLGWSFAHLYAKPTVDPSLAAIEQIRALGLDPHDVRHIVQTHLDLDHVGGLSDFPWAQVHVHATEHQAAMARKGIKARGRYRPGMWAHGPNWQTYATEGEPWFGFEAVRALRGLPEEILFVPLPGHTMGHCGVAVDTDQGWLLNAGDAYFDRREVHQPQRECAFAVGMFQRVVTTDKALRFHNQDRLRAFIASHPEVNVFAAHEPGAAQLGPIRTTTDTALMEGTTRSASRPAH, from the coding sequence ATGAGCACCCTGCACGTACACCACCTGAACTGTGCGCACGTGACGACCATGAAGCTCGACGGGCTGGTGCTCGCCTGCCACGTGATGGTCATCGAGACCCCCTCCAGCGGCCTGGTCATGGTCGACACCGGGCTCGGCACGGCCGACTATGCCGACATCTCCTCCCGGCTCGGCTGGAGTTTCGCCCACCTCTACGCCAAGCCCACGGTGGATCCGTCGCTGGCCGCGATCGAGCAGATCCGCGCGCTGGGCCTGGATCCACACGATGTCCGGCACATCGTGCAGACCCACCTCGACCTGGACCACGTCGGCGGACTCTCCGACTTCCCTTGGGCCCAGGTCCACGTCCACGCCACCGAACATCAGGCAGCGATGGCACGCAAGGGGATCAAGGCCCGGGGCCGCTACCGGCCAGGCATGTGGGCGCACGGCCCGAACTGGCAGACGTATGCCACCGAGGGCGAGCCCTGGTTCGGATTCGAGGCCGTTCGCGCCCTCCGCGGCCTGCCCGAGGAGATCCTGTTCGTCCCCCTCCCCGGTCACACCATGGGGCACTGTGGCGTCGCTGTCGACACCGACCAGGGTTGGCTGCTCAACGCGGGCGACGCCTACTTCGACCGCCGCGAGGTCCATCAGCCCCAGCGTGAGTGCGCCTTCGCCGTAGGCATGTTCCAACGAGTCGTGACCACGGACAAGGCGCTGCGGTTCCACAACCAGGACCGGCTGCGGGCCTTCATCGCGTCACATCCAGAGGTCAATGTGTTCGCTGCTCACGAGCCGGGAGCCGCTCAGCTCGGTCCCATCCGCACGACCACCGACACCGCCCTGATGGAAGGAACGACCAGGTCCGCCTCACGTCCTGCACACTAG
- a CDS encoding glycosyltransferase family 4 protein, whose protein sequence is MTRANETSVRAHALRTPPSAPGPIRIFTEARLYDDGAGGVVALDRASSSGAWTSYVAHLEAVQLAARVGPANPRAHLPIGEIPIYRLPFFQGPRQLISRLPQVIKAVASSTSEARLCIFVLPGPLGSIGAAWCRVRRRRYAVEVIGDPVQVLRSGVIGPVGSHLAPVCGRLMTWLVGGAGAAHYVTEETLQRLYPPARHAHQHAFSNVDLSDTDFTPGPRRTPFPVRELIAVGTQDQLYKGHDDLIRAVALLSATHPDLRLTLVGDGRHSAELRALAVASGIADRVTFRGRVDSREELRRLLGRADLFCMPSRTEGLPRALIEAMARGVPCIGTTVGGIPELLPADLCVPPNDPVALASAMADFAEGTRDVTEVSRILWERAQRFRPDQQARRREQWLASVRRLAGLPVPR, encoded by the coding sequence ATGACACGGGCCAACGAGACATCGGTTCGCGCACACGCACTACGGACACCGCCATCGGCACCGGGGCCGATCAGGATCTTCACCGAAGCCAGGCTGTACGACGACGGGGCCGGCGGGGTCGTCGCGCTCGATCGTGCCAGCAGCTCGGGCGCGTGGACGTCGTACGTCGCCCACCTCGAAGCCGTCCAATTGGCCGCGCGCGTCGGTCCGGCGAACCCGCGGGCGCATCTCCCGATCGGTGAGATACCCATCTATCGGTTGCCGTTCTTCCAAGGGCCGCGCCAGCTGATCAGCCGGCTTCCGCAGGTGATCAAGGCCGTCGCCAGCTCAACCTCTGAGGCACGTCTGTGCATCTTCGTCTTACCGGGACCGCTCGGCTCCATCGGAGCGGCCTGGTGCCGCGTGCGCCGGCGTCGATACGCCGTCGAGGTGATCGGTGATCCGGTGCAGGTGCTGCGTTCGGGCGTCATAGGGCCCGTCGGAAGTCACCTCGCCCCGGTCTGTGGACGCCTGATGACATGGCTCGTCGGTGGCGCGGGCGCCGCCCACTATGTCACCGAAGAGACACTCCAGCGCCTCTATCCACCAGCTCGCCATGCGCACCAGCATGCGTTCTCCAACGTCGATCTCAGCGACACCGACTTCACCCCTGGCCCTCGTCGGACCCCTTTCCCGGTGCGGGAACTGATTGCGGTCGGAACCCAGGACCAGCTCTACAAGGGCCACGACGACTTGATTCGTGCGGTCGCGCTGCTCTCGGCCACGCACCCGGACCTGCGCCTGACCTTGGTGGGCGACGGGCGCCACTCGGCCGAGCTGCGCGCACTCGCCGTCGCGAGCGGCATCGCCGATCGGGTGACCTTCCGAGGTCGCGTCGACTCCCGCGAGGAGTTACGACGGCTGCTTGGTCGAGCAGACCTCTTCTGCATGCCCTCGCGGACCGAAGGTCTGCCGCGAGCCTTGATCGAGGCGATGGCTCGTGGCGTTCCCTGTATCGGCACGACTGTCGGAGGGATCCCTGAGCTGCTGCCGGCCGACCTCTGTGTCCCGCCGAATGACCCTGTTGCTCTGGCCTCCGCCATGGCGGACTTTGCCGAGGGAACCAGGGACGTCACGGAGGTGTCGAGAATCTTGTGGGAACGGGCGCAACGCTTCCGTCCGGACCAACAGGCGAGGCGACGGGAGCAATGGCTGGCGAGTGTGAGGCGGCTGGCCGGATTGCCGGTGCCGAGATGA
- a CDS encoding AAA family ATPase has translation MSQNFIVTKEHRRFTEFANAVRADHTIGICHGDAGVGKTNSARRYAHWDTLEPYLQAWGPRIDDDAKHNTLANRARTVVYTPEVLPRHRELLRDIDRWISRLGNCVDEHQRTSGKITSTRVGDTTRWVELLIVDEAERLTPTALELLRDRHDRTQLAIILIGMPGIDQRFRHYPQLYSRLGFSHRYRTLGREELLFVLDRHWKRLGRTLNPDDFTDAQAVAAIERITRGNFRLLERLFPQINRVLKINQLETITDDVVEAAASTLVIGT, from the coding sequence ATGAGTCAGAACTTCATCGTGACCAAGGAACACCGACGCTTCACCGAGTTCGCCAACGCCGTCCGCGCCGACCACACCATCGGCATATGTCACGGCGACGCTGGTGTAGGAAAGACCAACTCCGCCCGCCGCTACGCCCACTGGGACACCCTGGAGCCCTACCTGCAAGCCTGGGGACCGCGCATCGACGACGACGCCAAACACAACACCCTCGCCAACCGTGCCCGCACCGTCGTCTACACCCCCGAAGTCCTGCCCCGGCACCGCGAGCTGCTCCGCGACATCGACCGATGGATCAGCCGCCTCGGCAACTGCGTCGACGAACATCAACGCACCAGCGGCAAGATCACCAGCACCAGGGTCGGCGACACGACCCGCTGGGTCGAACTGCTCATTGTCGACGAAGCCGAACGGCTCACCCCCACCGCCTTGGAACTGCTCCGCGACCGCCACGACCGCACCCAGCTCGCCATCATCCTGATCGGCATGCCCGGCATCGACCAACGGTTCCGGCACTACCCCCAGCTCTACAGCCGACTCGGCTTCTCCCACCGCTACCGCACTCTCGGCCGAGAAGAACTGCTCTTCGTCCTCGACCGCCACTGGAAACGACTTGGCCGCACCCTCAACCCCGACGACTTCACCGACGCCCAAGCCGTCGCTGCCATCGAACGCATCACCCGCGGCAACTTCCGACTCCTCGAACGCCTCTTCCCCCAAATAAACCGCGTACTCAAGATCAACCAACTCGAAACCATCACCGACGACGTCGTCGAAGCCGCCGCCAGCACCCTCGTCATCGGCACCTGA
- a CDS encoding cystathionine gamma-synthase: protein MTGFSTRAIHAGQEPDPATGAVITPIVASSTFAQDGVGNMRSGYEYSRSANPTRTALEECLAALEGGSRGFAFASGLAAEDTLIRSIAKPGAHLVLPHDAYGGSFRLFAQVYEPWGLRTDPVDLTDLAAVEAAIRPGETVAVWVETPTNPLLSVADIAAIAEIAHSLGALVIVDNTFASPYLQQPLALGADVVMHSTTKYCGGHSDVVGGALVVADPALAERVQFHQNALGAVAGPFDAWLVLRGLKTLAVRMERHSDNAERVAGFLAQHSRVSEVFYPGLESHAQFDVAKRQMLRFGGMVSFRVRDGEQAAVDVCGRTKVFTLAESLGGVESLVEHPGRMTHASVAGTALEVPSDLIRLSVGLEDVADLIADLDQALSG, encoded by the coding sequence ATGACTGGTTTCTCCACTCGCGCCATCCACGCCGGCCAGGAACCCGATCCTGCCACTGGGGCGGTGATCACGCCGATCGTCGCGTCCTCCACCTTCGCGCAGGACGGCGTCGGCAACATGCGGAGCGGGTATGAGTACTCCCGCTCGGCGAATCCCACTCGCACCGCGCTGGAGGAGTGCCTGGCCGCGCTGGAGGGTGGCAGCCGTGGCTTCGCGTTCGCGAGTGGACTGGCCGCCGAGGACACCTTGATCCGCTCGATCGCGAAGCCGGGGGCGCACCTGGTGCTGCCGCACGACGCGTACGGCGGCTCGTTCCGGCTGTTCGCCCAGGTGTACGAGCCCTGGGGTCTGCGGACCGATCCCGTCGATCTGACCGACCTTGCCGCGGTCGAGGCTGCGATCCGGCCCGGGGAGACGGTCGCCGTCTGGGTCGAGACGCCGACCAACCCGCTGCTGTCGGTCGCCGACATCGCCGCTATCGCCGAGATCGCCCATTCCCTGGGCGCACTCGTCATCGTCGACAACACTTTCGCCTCGCCGTATCTGCAACAGCCGCTGGCGCTCGGCGCCGACGTGGTCATGCACTCGACCACGAAGTACTGCGGCGGCCACTCCGACGTGGTGGGCGGTGCGCTGGTGGTGGCCGATCCTGCGCTGGCTGAGCGGGTGCAGTTCCACCAGAACGCGCTCGGCGCAGTGGCCGGTCCGTTCGATGCCTGGCTGGTGCTGCGTGGGCTGAAGACACTCGCGGTCCGGATGGAGCGGCACAGCGACAACGCCGAGCGGGTCGCCGGCTTCCTGGCGCAGCACAGCCGGGTGAGCGAGGTGTTCTATCCAGGGTTGGAGTCGCATGCGCAGTTCGACGTCGCCAAGCGGCAGATGCTCCGGTTCGGCGGCATGGTCTCCTTCCGGGTGCGCGACGGCGAGCAGGCGGCTGTCGACGTCTGCGGACGTACCAAGGTGTTCACCTTGGCGGAGTCGCTGGGTGGGGTGGAGTCGCTGGTCGAGCACCCCGGCCGGATGACTCATGCCTCCGTGGCCGGCACCGCGCTCGAAGTGCCGTCCGACTTGATCCGGCTGAGCGTGGGGCTCGAGGACGTGGCCGATCTGATCGCCGATCTGGATCAGGCGCTTTCAGGCTGA
- a CDS encoding acetyltransferase: MTAAPLVTVGAAGFGRELLDVVDAVNKASAETVWELTGVLDDAPSDSDLDNIDRRGLPFLGPVEPWVASHSSTHFAVGVGSPSVRRRLARLFEHHGHRPATVCHPTATFGFDAVCAPGTVICAGVQISTNVHLGPHTHVNPNATIGHDSVLGAYVSVNPGAVISGACDLEEACLIGAGAVVLQGLRIGAEAIVGAAACVTGPVDPGSVVKGVPAR; the protein is encoded by the coding sequence ATGACCGCCGCTCCCCTGGTGACCGTCGGGGCCGCGGGATTCGGCCGGGAGCTCCTCGATGTCGTCGATGCTGTCAACAAGGCGTCAGCTGAAACCGTCTGGGAGCTGACCGGTGTCCTGGACGACGCGCCGTCCGACTCCGATCTCGACAACATCGACCGCCGCGGTCTTCCGTTCCTGGGGCCGGTCGAACCTTGGGTGGCGAGCCACTCTTCGACGCACTTCGCCGTCGGGGTGGGCAGTCCCTCGGTTCGCCGCCGCCTGGCCAGGCTGTTCGAGCACCACGGCCACCGACCGGCGACCGTCTGCCACCCTACGGCAACGTTCGGTTTCGACGCGGTCTGCGCGCCGGGCACCGTCATCTGCGCGGGCGTCCAGATCTCGACGAACGTTCACCTGGGTCCACATACGCATGTCAATCCGAACGCGACCATCGGACATGACAGCGTGCTCGGTGCCTATGTCTCGGTGAACCCTGGCGCCGTCATCTCCGGGGCCTGCGACCTGGAGGAGGCGTGCCTCATCGGAGCCGGGGCGGTCGTGCTTCAGGGTTTGCGGATCGGTGCCGAAGCGATCGTCGGCGCGGCCGCTTGCGTCACTGGCCCCGTGGACCCGGGTTCTGTCGTCAAGGGAGTGCCAGCACGATGA